A region of Lacinutrix sp. Hel_I_90 DNA encodes the following proteins:
- a CDS encoding TonB-dependent siderophore receptor, with translation MNLNNKHFTVYFSLFFIAHLFSQETKVLVKDSTKTETLDEVIITATRTVRQLSSLPLPAQIVSKKDIERANAMRLNDILNEQTGLITIPDFGGGQGIQLQGLDAQYTLILVDGVPLIGRSAGTLDISRITVGNIKQIEIVKGASSSLYGSEALGGVINIITETPKNGFKGNASYRFGTFNTHDLSTTINYKKKMLGVSAFLDRNCSDGYDLNKTDALNTVEPFNNYTLNTKVTYDLSDATDLFISAKYYTQNQDYIATAALKGESAITEWNTHLKFSHKYTKKWSSYFEFYATRYKAKDYLDHEDGSRFSNGYYNQLLIRPEIRGTFNPDAKNAFIGGLGFNRETLDRTDFTVEPEFNSPYVYLQYEGHFTQKLNVIIGARFDSHNKYKSQFSPKVALRYELNNQFAIKGSVGYGFKAPDFRQLYFDFSNATVGYTVLGYNAVATAIPKLEAQGEIAHSIVPISQFDDVLHPEHSVSINIGFDYTFLSDFKLILNLFKNSITDLIDTRIIANKTNGQNVFSYYNVNKVYTQGLELNATWKPTNQLQVSGGYQLLYAKDNDAENAFENGDVFARKNARSPSFQLKESEYFGLFNRSRHLANLKVFYTLPKWKMDTNIRATYRSKYGLLDSNGNSYLDTYDAFVSAYTIIDFALNKTLYKDVQLGFGIDNVFDFTDTQNISNIVGRLLYGKINIQL, from the coding sequence ATGAATCTAAATAACAAACATTTCACAGTTTATTTTTCGCTTTTTTTTATAGCCCATTTATTTTCTCAGGAAACTAAAGTGCTCGTAAAGGATTCCACTAAAACTGAAACTTTAGATGAAGTTATTATTACAGCAACACGAACGGTAAGGCAATTATCTTCTTTACCGCTTCCTGCTCAAATTGTTTCTAAAAAGGACATTGAGCGTGCTAACGCCATGCGGCTAAACGACATTCTTAATGAACAAACAGGATTAATAACGATCCCAGATTTTGGTGGCGGACAAGGGATTCAGCTGCAAGGATTAGATGCGCAATACACCTTAATTCTTGTAGATGGCGTTCCTCTTATTGGTCGTTCAGCGGGTACTTTAGACATTAGCAGAATAACGGTTGGCAACATCAAACAGATAGAAATTGTTAAAGGCGCCTCGTCTAGTCTTTATGGCAGTGAAGCGCTTGGCGGGGTGATTAACATCATTACAGAAACCCCAAAAAACGGTTTTAAAGGGAACGCTAGTTATAGGTTTGGGACATTTAACACGCACGATTTAAGTACTACAATTAATTATAAAAAAAAGATGCTTGGCGTGAGTGCTTTTTTAGATAGAAATTGCAGTGATGGTTATGATTTAAATAAAACGGATGCCCTAAATACAGTAGAGCCTTTTAACAATTACACACTAAATACAAAAGTGACTTATGACCTTTCTGATGCGACAGACCTCTTTATTTCGGCTAAGTATTATACCCAAAACCAAGACTATATTGCCACAGCAGCTCTAAAAGGAGAAAGCGCCATTACAGAATGGAATACCCATTTAAAATTCAGTCATAAGTATACAAAAAAATGGAGCAGCTACTTTGAGTTTTACGCCACAAGATATAAAGCAAAAGACTATTTAGATCATGAAGATGGAAGCCGGTTTAGTAACGGGTATTACAATCAGTTATTAATCCGCCCTGAAATTCGTGGCACTTTTAATCCTGACGCCAAAAATGCCTTTATTGGCGGCTTAGGGTTTAATAGGGAGACTTTAGACAGAACAGATTTTACTGTTGAACCAGAATTTAATTCCCCTTACGTCTACCTGCAATATGAGGGTCATTTTACACAAAAACTGAATGTGATTATTGGTGCTCGTTTTGATAGTCACAACAAATACAAATCACAGTTTAGTCCTAAAGTAGCCCTCAGATATGAACTGAATAATCAATTCGCGATTAAAGGCTCAGTGGGGTACGGCTTTAAAGCTCCCGATTTTAGACAGCTTTATTTTGATTTTAGCAATGCCACGGTTGGCTATACTGTTTTAGGCTATAATGCGGTTGCAACTGCTATTCCAAAATTAGAAGCTCAAGGAGAAATAGCCCATAGCATTGTTCCTATCTCACAGTTTGACGATGTCTTACATCCTGAACATTCAGTAAGTATCAATATTGGCTTTGATTATACGTTTTTATCTGATTTTAAACTGATTTTAAACCTCTTTAAAAATAGCATTACTGATTTAATCGACACAAGAATTATTGCGAATAAAACCAATGGTCAAAATGTGTTTAGCTATTACAATGTAAATAAAGTGTATACACAAGGTTTAGAACTTAATGCCACCTGGAAACCTACAAACCAACTTCAAGTATCTGGCGGCTATCAATTATTATATGCCAAAGATAACGATGCAGAAAATGCTTTTGAAAACGGCGACGTATTTGCCAGGAAAAACGCCAGATCACCATCCTTTCAACTCAAAGAATCTGAGTATTTCGGCTTGTTCAACAGGTCCCGCCACTTGGCAAACTTAAAAGTCTTTTATACCCTTCCTAAATGGAAGATGGATACTAATATCAGAGCCACCTATCGCAGTAAATATGGTTTGCTTGATAGTAATGGAAACAGCTATTT
- a CDS encoding DUF6607 family protein: MKQLAILALVTLTFSGIGNAQTKKTKDQNAIKDLCGCYDITFKYAETFSPDSTYLKAKNYRAHALEWAELVTDKDDKIGIQHLLVVNDTMVIKHWRQDWEFQNQKLFTYDSKNTWHVNERPEAAVEGQWAQKVYQVDDSPRYSGSGTWVHVDGKHYWKNKTAAPLPRREYTKRDDYNIMLRGNTVELTNYGWLHEQDNDKVIRENGKEEQVLAQEKGYNSYTKVADEKCKIARDWWKENNSVWKKIRQEWDLVFAENKVVQLKEKVEGKRLYQHLFALDNTASNKEIRAIITSFLN; encoded by the coding sequence ATGAAACAATTAGCCATTTTAGCCCTAGTAACTTTAACATTTTCAGGAATTGGAAATGCCCAAACTAAAAAAACCAAAGACCAAAACGCCATAAAAGACCTGTGTGGTTGTTATGATATTACCTTTAAATATGCCGAAACATTCTCCCCAGATTCAACCTATTTAAAAGCCAAAAATTACAGGGCGCATGCCTTAGAATGGGCGGAATTGGTAACTGATAAAGACGATAAAATAGGTATTCAGCACTTATTAGTGGTTAATGATACCATGGTTATTAAGCATTGGCGCCAAGACTGGGAGTTTCAAAACCAAAAGCTATTTACTTACGACTCTAAAAATACGTGGCATGTAAATGAACGCCCTGAAGCAGCGGTAGAAGGGCAGTGGGCTCAAAAAGTATATCAAGTAGATGATAGTCCAAGATATTCTGGTTCAGGAACCTGGGTTCATGTAGACGGCAAACACTATTGGAAAAATAAAACAGCGGCGCCATTACCAAGACGAGAATACACCAAACGCGATGATTATAACATCATGCTGAGAGGCAACACGGTTGAGCTAACAAATTATGGTTGGTTGCATGAACAGGATAACGACAAAGTGATCAGAGAAAACGGTAAAGAAGAACAGGTATTAGCTCAGGAGAAAGGCTATAATAGTTATACTAAAGTGGCAGACGAAAAATGCAAAATTGCCAGAGACTGGTGGAAAGAAAACAACAGCGTCTGGAAAAAAATAAGACAAGAATGGGATCTCGTTTTTGCAGAAAACAAGGTTGTACAACTGAAAGAAAAAGTAGAGGGCAAACGCTTGTATCAACACTTATTTGCCTTAGATAATACGGCCAGTAACAAA